One Gadus chalcogrammus isolate NIFS_2021 chromosome 4, NIFS_Gcha_1.0, whole genome shotgun sequence DNA segment encodes these proteins:
- the LOC130380682 gene encoding uncharacterized protein LOC130380682: protein MFIEPAIVHKWNHSQDVMLQQLSEERKVILGGDMRADSPGHCAKFGSYTMMDLNTKTIVDLQLVQSNEVGGSSHMEKEGLKRSLALLDARGVTIDSIVTDRHPQIQKFLRDNNITQFYDVWHMEKGITKRLHKISKTKDCQKVKTWMQAIRNHIYWTAASSITGPERVAKWTSLLNHVQDIHTHDDPLFPKCLHPIRSTTDKSRWLSGATPAFYKLEKALTKKTVLRDIAKLSPHHQTSSLEAFHAVILRFAPKNVVYPFLGMLCRLYLAALHYNENSDRGQATTSSGDLMFRLTFPKARKGECRAKPVKTEATFQYVNDLMDMIMEKVFVDPASYRAEILKINIPPELSSEYEHSDKEEVITSYVSKFNQGRVV from the exons ATGTTTATAGAGCCAGCTATTGTCCATAAATGGAACCATTCCCAGGATGTGATGCTGCAGCAGCTCAGCGAAGAAAGAAAAGTAATACTTGGTGGCGACATGAGGGCTGATTCTCCAG GGCACTGTGCAAAATTTGGGAGCTACACCATGATGGACCTCAACACCAAAACTATTGTCGATCTCCAGTTGGTTCAG AGCAATGAGGTTGGAGGAAGCTCCCATATGGAGAAGGAAGGCCTGAAGAGGAGCCTGGCATTGTTGGATGCACGTGGTGTAACCATCGATAGCATCGTCACTGACCGTCATCCACAAATCCAGAAATTTCTGAGGGACAACAACATCACTCAATTTTATGACGTCTGGCACATGGAGAAAG GAATTACAAAGCGACTACATAAAATAAGCAAAACCAAGGACTGCCAGAAAGTAAAGACATGGATGCAAGCCATCAGAAACCACATCTATTGGACGGCGGCATCGTCAATAACCGGGCCGGAGAGAGTGGCAAAATGGACCTCCCTCCTGAACCATGTTCAGGATATTCATACTCATGATGATCCCCTCTTCCCAAAATGTCTACATCCAATTCGCAGCACAACGGACAAGAGTAGATGGCTCTCAGGAG CAACTCCTGCATTCTACAAGCTGGAGAAGGCGCTGACCAAGAAGACAGTCCTGAGGGATATAGCAAAGCTCAGTCCCCAccaccagacgtcctctttggAGGCATTCCACGCCGTGATCCTGCGGTTCGCTCCTAAAAATGTGGTCTATCCATTTCTAGGAATGCTGTGCAG ACTCTACCTGGCTGCACTGCATTACAATGAGAATTCTGATAGAGGACAAGCCACTACGTCATCCGGGGATCTTATGTTCAGACTGACCTTTCCTAAGGCCAGGAAGGGAGAGTGCAGAGCCAAACCAGTGAAGACTGAGGCGACATTCC AGTATGTGAATGATTTGATGGACATGATCATGGAGAAGGTCTTTGTCGACCCAGCATCCTACAGAGCTGAGATTCTGAAGATAAACATCCCGCCGGAACTGTCTTCAGAATATGAGCATTCAGACAAGGAGGAGGTCATCACCAGCTACGTCTCCAAATTTAATCAAGGGAGGGTGGTTTGA